A single region of the Agromyces sp. Leaf222 genome encodes:
- the zwf gene encoding glucose-6-phosphate dehydrogenase, producing the protein MPPATISAAHNPLRSPKDYRLNRIAGPSSLIIFGVTGDLSRKKLMPAVYDLANRGLLPPGFALVGFARRDWQDQDFEKVVHDSVRQYARTEFREDVWKQLARGIRFVQGDFDDDAAFDRLRGVVADLDAERGTMGNHAFYLSIPPKSFPLVTEQLKRSGLTEQKDGQWRRVVIEKPFGSDLKTARELNDVVASVFPPDSVFRIDHYLGKETVQNILALRFANQLYEPIWNANYVDHVQITMAEDIGVGGRAGYYDGIGAARDVIQNHLLQLLALTAMEEPISFEAADLRAEKEKILAAVRLPEDLATGTARGQYAGGWQGGEEVIGFLDEDGMNPESLTETYAAMKLTIGTRRWAGVPFYLRAGKRLGRRVTEIAVVFKRAPQQLFADSQTSQLGENALVIRVQPDEGVTIRFGSKVPGAGMQVRDVTMDFGYGHAFTEASPEAYERLILDVLLGDPPLFPRQEEVELSWKILDPIEEFWSTQGQPEQYRPGTWGPASADALLARDGRTWRRP; encoded by the coding sequence ATGCCTCCGGCAACCATCTCCGCCGCGCACAACCCGCTGCGGTCCCCGAAGGACTACCGGCTCAATCGCATCGCCGGTCCTTCGAGCCTCATCATCTTCGGCGTGACGGGCGACCTGTCGCGCAAGAAGCTGATGCCGGCCGTGTACGACCTCGCCAACCGAGGCCTGCTCCCTCCCGGATTCGCGCTCGTGGGCTTCGCCCGCCGCGACTGGCAGGACCAGGACTTCGAGAAGGTCGTGCACGACTCGGTGCGGCAGTACGCCCGCACCGAGTTCCGTGAAGACGTCTGGAAGCAGCTCGCCCGAGGCATCCGCTTCGTCCAGGGCGACTTCGACGACGACGCCGCGTTCGACCGCCTCCGCGGCGTCGTCGCCGACCTCGACGCCGAGCGCGGAACGATGGGCAACCACGCGTTCTACCTCTCGATCCCGCCGAAGTCGTTCCCGCTCGTGACGGAGCAGCTCAAGCGCTCCGGCCTCACCGAGCAGAAGGACGGCCAGTGGCGCCGCGTCGTCATCGAGAAGCCGTTCGGCTCCGACCTGAAGACGGCGCGCGAGCTGAACGACGTCGTGGCCTCGGTCTTCCCGCCCGACTCGGTGTTCCGCATCGACCACTACCTGGGCAAGGAGACCGTTCAGAACATCCTCGCCCTGCGCTTCGCGAACCAGCTCTACGAGCCCATCTGGAATGCGAACTACGTCGACCACGTGCAGATCACCATGGCCGAGGACATCGGCGTCGGTGGTCGTGCGGGGTACTACGACGGCATCGGCGCGGCGCGCGACGTCATCCAGAACCACCTGTTGCAGCTCCTCGCGCTCACCGCGATGGAGGAGCCGATCTCCTTCGAGGCCGCCGACCTGCGCGCCGAGAAGGAGAAGATCCTCGCGGCAGTACGGCTGCCAGAGGATCTCGCGACCGGCACCGCCCGCGGCCAGTACGCGGGCGGTTGGCAGGGCGGCGAGGAGGTCATCGGCTTCCTCGACGAAGACGGCATGAACCCCGAGTCGCTCACCGAGACGTACGCGGCCATGAAGCTGACCATCGGCACCCGCCGTTGGGCCGGCGTGCCGTTCTACCTGCGCGCAGGCAAGCGCCTGGGGCGCCGTGTGACCGAGATCGCGGTCGTCTTCAAGCGCGCGCCGCAGCAGCTGTTCGCCGACAGCCAGACCTCGCAGCTCGGCGAGAACGCCCTCGTGATCCGCGTTCAGCCCGACGAGGGCGTGACGATCCGATTCGGCTCGAAGGTCCCTGGCGCCGGCATGCAGGTGCGCGACGTGACCATGGACTTCGGCTACGGCCACGCCTTCACCGAGGCGAGCCCCGAGGCGTACGAGCGGCTCATCCTCGACGTGCTGCTCGGCGACCCGCCGCTGTTCCCCCGTCAGGAGGAGGTCGAGCTCTCCTGGAAGATCCTCGACCCGATCGAGGAGTTCTGGTCCACGCAGGGCCAACCCGAGCAGTACCGCCCCGGCACGTGGGGTCCGGCATCCGCCGACGCCCTGCTCGCCCGCGACGGACGAACCTGGAGGCGCCCGTGA